AGCCCCAACGCCCGCGGAAGGTTCTCTTTAAGAATGGGGAGAATATCCTTTATCCCGTTGAAATTGCTTATATACGTGGTTCCGAGCCCCTCTATTATGGAGCTTACCCGCATAATATATATTGCCTCCTGCGGAAGCTTAAAGGGCATTGTCTTCACTGTGTTAAGCACCTCAAAAGCCAGAACCTGCATGCTTTTGGCATCGAGAGTTTCGTCAGAGAAAATATCAAACATCCTCTCCGCGGCTTCCTGAAGCAGGGCATCAGGGGCATCCGCTGCAACTATGCCCAGTTTCTTACAGGCACGGACATATGTCTCAAAGTCTCTCTCGTTGGCTGATTTGATAAGCTCTATTATTGAGCGTCTAGTGTATTCGCTGATCCTTTTCACCATGCCGAAATCAAGGAGAATAAGCTCCCCTTCCGCGGTAACAAGCAGGTTGCCGGGGTGCGGATCAGCATGGAAAAAGCCCTTCACAAGCATCTGCTGGGTATAGAAATATATCAGCTTGCCCATAATATCCTTTATGCTGATATTCAGACGGGTGAGAACCTTTCTGTCATCAAACCTGTAGCCGTGCTCAAAGCTCATGACAAGGGCATCGGATGAGCAGTATTTTTCATATGGGGTCGGAAACCTTATGCCGCTGTCCGGATAAATGGCTATGAATTTCTTGAGGTTGAGAAGCTCAGTATAGAGATCCACCTCTTTGCGGATCATGTCTGTAAATTCAGCTATCACCGCTTCCACAGAGTTTTTTGTGTATTCAGAGAACAGCGGCTTGAAAAGTCCGTTGAAGAAACTCAGTATTCGTATGTCCGCATTAACTACCTTCTCAATATTCAGCCTTCTCAGCTTAACGGCCACTTCCGTTCCGTCCATAAGCACAGCGTGGTGCACCTGCCCTATGGAGGCGCTGGCGATCGGGGTTTCCAGAAA
The window above is part of the Geovibrio ferrireducens genome. Proteins encoded here:
- a CDS encoding ABC1 kinase family protein is translated as MRSSFFSLYSPVRIYRVFMVLLTVFLIIKDRKSFLLMKPLNPVRLKQYIYALGASFIKLAQVLATRADFFTEDYLEELKDLHDDIPKMSKSDFDAVYRRAFGDNKHFVTFLETPIASASIGQVHHAVLMDGTEVAVKLRRLNIEKVVNADIRILSFFNGLFKPLFSEYTKNSVEAVIAEFTDMIRKEVDLYTELLNLKKFIAIYPDSGIRFPTPYEKYCSSDALVMSFEHGYRFDDRKVLTRLNISIKDIMGKLIYFYTQQMLVKGFFHADPHPGNLLVTAEGELILLDFGMVKRISEYTRRSIIELIKSANERDFETYVRACKKLGIVAADAPDALLQEAAERMFDIFSDETLDAKSMQVLAFEVLNTVKTMPFKLPQEAIYIMRVSSIIEGLGTTYISNFNGIKDILPILKENLPRALGLDGRMFDQIKGEVMEIPMTYRKIRKIINSMSDDSLEIKLSRESIDYIRERSRIYYRPLAYGILTMITGFFIVFLGFEHSPFIGSIVFGAGLIKVIFTI